The following coding sequences are from one Chelonoidis abingdonii isolate Lonesome George chromosome 4, CheloAbing_2.0, whole genome shotgun sequence window:
- the LOC116826045 gene encoding olfactory receptor 5T17-like produces MAVNNHTTEATEFIFVGLTENPTLQTISFAFFLAIYTITLVGNLGIIMLIRIESRLHTPMYYFLSNLSFLDICYSSVTAPKTIVSFLEERKAISWAGCAAQLYFFLALGTTECFLLAVMAYDRYVAICNPLLYTIIMSPRVCISLVAGSYIIGLLHSMVQTGFTFSLSFCGSKEINHFFSAITSLLSLSCSDTHTNELLIFNLAGLIEIITILSVLISYIYILSTILRIPSTNRRWKTFSTCTSHLTAVTIFHGAILFLNFRSTSSYSLDQDKIFSVLYTVVIPMLNPLIYSLRNQDVKDALRALVKIKLFANKFNN; encoded by the coding sequence ATGGCTGTGAATAACCATACCACAGAGGCCACTGAATTCATTTTTGTGGGATTAACAGAAAACCCAACACTTCAGACCATCAGTTTTGCATTCTTTCTAGCTATTTATACCATCACGTTGGTGGGCAATCTTGGAATTATCATGTTAATTAGGATTGAATCTCggcttcacacccccatgtactacTTCCTCAGTAATTTATCTTTCCTGGATATCTGTTACTCCTCTGTGACTGCACCCAAGACAATTGTGAGCTTCCTAGAGGAGAGAAAAGCCATCTCTTGGGCTGGCTGTGCAGCACAATTGTACTTCTTTTTAGCCCTGGGCACTACAGAATGTTTCCTCCTGGCTGTGATGGCCTATGATCGGTATGTGGCCATCTGTAACCCTCTGCTCTACACAATTATCATGTCCCCTAGAGTCTGTATCTCACTGGTAGCTGGGTCATACATAATTGGCCTATTGCATTCCATGGTACAGACAGGTTTCACATTCAGTTTGTCCTTCTGTGGATCTAAGGAGATAAATCATTTTTTCAGTGCTATTACGTCATTGTTATCGCTCTCTTGCTCTGACACCCATACAAATGAACTCCTGATATTTAACCTTGCTGGACTAATTGAAATAATAACTATTCTATCAGTCTTGATATCCTATATTTACATCCTCAGCACCATCCTCAGGATCCCATCTACAAATAGGAGATGGAAAACCTTCAGCACCTGTACCTCCCACCTGACGGCTGTCACCATATTCCATGGAGCAATTCTCTTCTTGAATTTCCGATCCACATCCAGTTACTCTTTGGACCAAgacaaaatattctctgtattgtATACTGTGGTGATCCCCATGCTGaaccccctcatctacagcctgagaaaccaAGATGTGAAGGATGCCCTGAGAGCCTTAGTTAAGATAAAATTATTTGCCAATAAATTTAATAATTAA